The following are encoded together in the Mesoterricola sediminis genome:
- a CDS encoding tetratricopeptide repeat protein, whose protein sequence is MISRTLITSLALAGLALGVGCSSEDRLKRVEDQVTDLKVEIFKLRSQVEDANKKADEDREAGATSRAQETRFRADLQETMRQLQDATRVLNNRLGDAVQQRRAAPPARPAAPQEDAGATSEDEKAFNAAVLDYNRGNYALAADGLALFLKSRPQSAHAPDALFYLGLANYNQKLYNQAQPAFERIIKEFPNSNQFLPAKLKRAQSLLKQGLKPAAIRAFKEITEAFQGSPEARTAKQELDDLGL, encoded by the coding sequence ATGATCAGCAGGACCCTCATCACCTCCCTTGCCCTGGCCGGCCTGGCCCTGGGCGTCGGCTGCTCCTCCGAGGACCGCCTCAAGCGGGTGGAGGACCAAGTCACCGATCTCAAGGTCGAGATCTTCAAGCTCCGTTCCCAGGTCGAAGACGCCAACAAGAAGGCCGACGAGGACCGCGAGGCCGGCGCCACCAGCCGGGCCCAGGAGACCCGTTTCCGGGCCGACCTGCAGGAAACGATGCGCCAGCTCCAGGACGCCACCCGCGTCCTGAACAACCGCCTGGGCGACGCCGTCCAGCAGCGGCGCGCCGCCCCTCCGGCGCGTCCCGCGGCCCCCCAGGAGGACGCGGGCGCCACGTCCGAGGACGAGAAGGCCTTCAACGCCGCCGTGCTGGACTACAACCGCGGCAACTACGCCCTGGCCGCCGACGGTCTGGCCCTCTTCCTCAAGAGCCGGCCCCAGAGCGCCCACGCGCCCGACGCCCTCTTCTACCTCGGTCTCGCCAACTACAACCAGAAGCTGTACAACCAGGCCCAGCCGGCTTTCGAACGGATCATCAAGGAGTTCCCCAACTCCAACCAGTTCCTCCCGGCCAAGCTCAAGCGCGCCCAGTCCCTGCTCAAGCAGGGCCTCAAGCCCGCCGCGATCCGGGCCTTCAAGGAGATCACGGAGGCCTTCCAGGGCAGCCCTGAAGCCCGCACCGCCAAACAGGAACTGGACGACCTGGGACTCTAG
- a CDS encoding ISL3 family transposase produces the protein MDTNALFTMALGLQAPWEVKSLDFNPADRRLDILVDFQRGASFPCPVCGQSSKVHDTEEKTWRHLDFFQHAAYLTARVPRCKCDEHGVKQVPVPWAREGSGFTLLFEALAMTLVQAMPVAAVARIMGEHDTRLWRVLHHYVKEGRKAKDMAAVTQIGVDDETHCVESSRRGQNYITLFMDMATRTLLFATEGGDTATAKAFKEDLIAHGGKPENIEEACIDMHQAFINGLQAYFPNIHLTFDRFHVMKMANEAVDQVRRIEAKEHPELKRTRYCWLKNPSNLSRRQRERLDDLKCSNLRTAEAYRMKLTLQDFYEQANPTAAATFLEEWCEMATESEMLPFVKFAQTLRDHAAGVLRWFVKGLTNGILEGINSLIQAAKAKARGYRTTRNIIAMAYLIAGKLRFDGLEPLWGSPLGSATPSPT, from the coding sequence ATGGATACGAACGCCCTCTTCACCATGGCCCTCGGCCTCCAGGCTCCCTGGGAGGTCAAATCCCTCGACTTCAACCCCGCAGACAGGCGCCTGGATATCCTCGTGGACTTCCAGCGCGGCGCCTCCTTCCCGTGCCCGGTCTGTGGCCAGTCCAGCAAGGTCCACGACACCGAGGAGAAGACCTGGCGACATCTGGACTTCTTCCAGCACGCGGCCTATCTCACGGCCCGGGTGCCGCGTTGCAAGTGCGATGAGCACGGCGTGAAGCAGGTGCCGGTGCCCTGGGCCCGGGAGGGCTCCGGGTTCACCCTGCTGTTCGAGGCCCTGGCCATGACCCTGGTCCAGGCCATGCCGGTGGCGGCGGTGGCCCGGATCATGGGCGAGCACGACACCCGGCTTTGGCGCGTCCTCCACCATTACGTAAAGGAAGGGCGAAAGGCCAAGGACATGGCCGCCGTGACCCAGATCGGCGTCGATGATGAGACGCACTGCGTCGAATCATCCCGGCGCGGGCAGAACTACATCACCCTGTTCATGGACATGGCCACCCGGACTCTGCTGTTCGCCACCGAGGGCGGGGATACGGCCACCGCCAAGGCCTTCAAGGAGGACCTGATCGCCCACGGGGGCAAGCCCGAGAACATCGAGGAGGCCTGCATCGACATGCACCAGGCTTTCATCAACGGACTCCAGGCGTACTTCCCGAACATTCATCTGACCTTCGACCGGTTCCACGTCATGAAGATGGCCAATGAGGCCGTCGACCAGGTTCGGCGGATCGAGGCCAAGGAACACCCGGAACTCAAGCGCACTCGCTACTGCTGGCTCAAGAACCCCTCGAACCTTTCCCGCCGGCAGCGGGAGCGCCTCGACGACCTGAAGTGTTCCAACCTCCGGACTGCCGAAGCCTACCGGATGAAGCTCACGCTCCAGGACTTCTACGAGCAGGCAAACCCGACGGCCGCCGCCACCTTCCTGGAGGAATGGTGCGAGATGGCCACGGAGTCCGAGATGCTGCCGTTCGTGAAGTTCGCCCAGACCCTCCGGGACCATGCCGCCGGTGTCCTGCGCTGGTTCGTGAAGGGCCTGACCAACGGCATCCTGGAGGGCATCAACTCGCTCATCCAAGCCGCCAAGGCGAAGGCCCGAGGCTACCGGACCACCCGGAACATCATCGCCATGGCCTACCTCATCGCCGGGAAGCTCCGGTTCGATGGCCTGGAGCCCCTCTGGGGCTCGCCCCTGGGCTCGGCTACCCCGTCACCCACCTGA
- the pal gene encoding peptidoglycan-associated lipoprotein Pal encodes MRFVRNLIPLSVVLTLGVGVACKKPAPAPVEPPKPVAPAGPSQEELDAQKRAAEEAARLKAQAEAEAARKAAAAAAAEKEAAFRRAAEAALKNINFDFDKSEIREADKAKLQAIADFMKAYPQAKLQIEGHCDERGTVEYNLALGERRSHAAQAYLVGLGVASDRLSTISYGKEKPLVQGHDEKSWLENRRCEFKLQ; translated from the coding sequence ATGCGCTTCGTTCGAAACCTCATTCCTCTTTCCGTGGTGCTCACGCTGGGTGTCGGTGTGGCCTGCAAGAAGCCCGCGCCCGCTCCCGTCGAGCCCCCGAAGCCCGTCGCGCCCGCCGGTCCCTCGCAGGAAGAGCTGGACGCCCAGAAGCGCGCCGCTGAGGAAGCTGCCCGCCTGAAGGCCCAGGCCGAGGCCGAGGCCGCCCGCAAGGCCGCCGCCGCCGCCGCCGCCGAGAAGGAAGCCGCCTTCCGCCGCGCCGCCGAGGCCGCCCTGAAGAACATCAACTTCGACTTCGACAAGTCCGAGATCCGCGAGGCCGACAAGGCCAAGCTCCAGGCGATCGCCGACTTCATGAAGGCCTATCCCCAGGCCAAGCTCCAGATCGAAGGCCACTGCGACGAGCGCGGCACGGTCGAGTACAACCTCGCCCTCGGCGAGCGCCGCTCCCACGCCGCCCAGGCCTACCTGGTGGGCCTCGGCGTCGCTTCCGACCGCCTCTCCACGATCAGCTACGGCAAGGAGAAGCCGCTGGTCCAGGGCCACGACGAGAAGAGCTGGCTCGAAAACCGCCGCTGCGAGTTCAAGCTCCAGTAG
- a CDS encoding M61 family metallopeptidase — MPPRSTPPAPVTAVLRPLSLSMHELEVELTFPPEAVAKPTVAALPAWTPGSYLVRDYARFLDRLRVEDGEGRPLAAEKLDKQRWRLPASPGGLRVTYRLFCNELTVRTNHMDAAHAHLVGAATFLYLEGQTSRPWEVRFEGWPKAWRVATALPRRERGYAAQDHDTLVDSPFELGTFRTHGFRVRGCEFQVAITGAHPGDENRIVEGTEAIVAACARIFGGFPFKRYLFLLTFSPKARGGLEHRDSTSLLADPHQLERAEGYWDLFLLIAHEFFHVWNVKRLRDAALGPFDYGSETYTRLLWFHEGFTSFMQFAIALRAGVVPWPWVARKLSASWTDNTTRPGRHEQDLEASSFDAWIRHYKPTEFSTNGTVSYYDKGSMVGWMMDAEIRLASGGASGLDALFALLWARNGDGHLSDADIRAAYRELAGKDPGPFWSRWIQGCAELDAEAISRAYGLTFTVRSPWEALPAGEAGDPDAQRRARTWAGLAFQGASPSVQNVLPGSPAARAGLGYGMEILAVDGWRTATAQEVQGRIGDFAPGDRVRVLATDRGRVEAYDLILSESPHRTTSIGADPRAGAAQRAAFEAWTGQPFPGKRP, encoded by the coding sequence ATGCCCCCCCGCAGCACCCCGCCAGCCCCGGTGACCGCCGTCCTCCGGCCGCTGAGCCTGTCCATGCACGAACTCGAAGTGGAACTCACCTTCCCGCCGGAGGCCGTGGCCAAGCCCACCGTGGCCGCGTTGCCAGCCTGGACGCCCGGGTCCTACCTGGTGCGGGACTACGCCCGGTTCCTGGACCGGCTAAGGGTGGAGGACGGGGAGGGCCGGCCCCTGGCCGCGGAGAAGCTCGACAAGCAGCGCTGGCGGCTTCCCGCCAGCCCCGGCGGGCTCCGCGTCACCTACCGCCTCTTCTGCAACGAGCTCACCGTCCGCACCAACCACATGGACGCCGCCCATGCCCACCTGGTGGGGGCCGCGACCTTCCTCTACCTGGAAGGGCAGACTTCGCGCCCCTGGGAGGTCCGCTTCGAGGGCTGGCCCAAGGCCTGGCGCGTGGCGACCGCCCTCCCCCGGCGGGAGCGCGGCTACGCGGCCCAGGACCACGACACGCTCGTGGACAGCCCCTTCGAGCTCGGCACCTTCCGAACCCACGGCTTCCGCGTCCGGGGCTGCGAGTTCCAGGTGGCGATCACCGGCGCCCATCCCGGGGACGAGAACCGGATCGTGGAGGGCACCGAGGCCATCGTCGCCGCCTGCGCCCGGATCTTCGGGGGCTTCCCCTTCAAGCGCTACCTCTTCCTCCTCACGTTCAGCCCCAAGGCCAGGGGCGGCCTGGAGCATCGGGACTCCACCTCCCTGCTCGCGGACCCCCACCAGCTGGAGCGGGCCGAGGGCTACTGGGACCTCTTCCTCCTGATCGCCCACGAGTTCTTCCACGTCTGGAACGTGAAGCGGCTCCGGGACGCGGCCCTGGGGCCCTTCGACTACGGATCCGAGACCTACACCCGCCTGCTCTGGTTCCACGAGGGCTTCACCAGCTTCATGCAGTTCGCCATCGCCCTGCGGGCCGGCGTGGTTCCCTGGCCCTGGGTCGCCCGGAAGCTCTCCGCCTCCTGGACGGACAACACCACGCGCCCCGGGCGCCACGAGCAGGACCTGGAGGCCTCCAGCTTCGACGCCTGGATCCGCCACTACAAGCCGACCGAATTCTCCACGAACGGCACCGTGAGCTACTACGACAAGGGCTCCATGGTGGGCTGGATGATGGACGCCGAGATCCGCCTCGCCTCCGGCGGCGCCTCGGGCCTGGACGCGCTCTTCGCCCTCCTCTGGGCCCGCAACGGGGACGGGCACCTGTCCGACGCCGACATCCGCGCCGCCTACCGCGAGCTCGCCGGGAAGGACCCCGGTCCCTTCTGGAGCCGCTGGATCCAGGGGTGCGCCGAGCTCGACGCCGAGGCCATCTCCCGGGCCTACGGCCTCACCTTCACCGTGCGGTCCCCCTGGGAGGCCCTGCCCGCCGGGGAGGCCGGGGATCCCGACGCCCAGCGGCGCGCCCGCACCTGGGCCGGCCTGGCCTTCCAGGGCGCGTCGCCCTCCGTCCAGAACGTCCTGCCCGGCTCGCCCGCGGCCCGGGCCGGCCTGGGCTACGGCATGGAGATCCTCGCGGTGGACGGGTGGCGCACCGCCACCGCCCAGGAGGTCCAGGGCCGCATCGGCGACTTCGCCCCCGGGGACCGCGTGCGCGTCCTCGCCACCGACCGGGGCCGGGTGGAGGCCTACGACCTGATCCTCTCCGAGAGCCCCCACCGGACCACGTCCATCGGCGCGGATCCCCGCGCCGGCGCCGCCCAGCGGGCCGCCTTCGAGGCCTGGACGGGGCAGCCCTTCCCGGGGAAGCGCCCATGA
- a CDS encoding DUF2520 domain-containing protein: MDAFRTFSVLGRGRAGRALAEAWAGRHPLLPGSARPGGLVLLALPDRALAEAAAAFPGRCVHLSGSLHLPGVPCAHPLVSFDGRPADWHGAPLALTGEVPAVILEAFTGLGFAPFQLPPDLKPLYHACAVLASGHVATLWLGARARLAEAGVDLPGRAYAPLAESTLRNIEAHGAGGRTGPFVRGDRETIERDAAALGEPWRSLFLQLGSM, encoded by the coding sequence ATGGATGCCTTCCGCACCTTCTCCGTTCTGGGCCGGGGCCGGGCCGGCCGGGCCCTGGCGGAAGCCTGGGCGGGACGGCACCCCCTCCTGCCGGGATCGGCCCGGCCCGGGGGCCTCGTGCTCCTGGCCCTGCCGGACCGGGCCCTGGCCGAGGCCGCCGCGGCCTTCCCGGGCCGCTGCGTCCATCTGTCGGGGAGCCTCCACCTGCCGGGGGTGCCCTGCGCCCATCCGCTCGTTAGTTTTGATGGCCGGCCGGCGGATTGGCACGGCGCCCCCCTGGCCCTGACCGGCGAGGTGCCCGCGGTGATCCTGGAGGCCTTCACGGGCCTCGGCTTCGCCCCCTTCCAGCTCCCGCCGGACCTGAAACCCCTCTACCACGCCTGCGCGGTGCTGGCCTCGGGCCACGTGGCCACGCTCTGGCTGGGGGCCCGGGCCCGTCTGGCCGAGGCGGGGGTGGACCTGCCCGGCCGGGCCTACGCCCCCCTCGCCGAGTCCACCCTCCGGAACATCGAGGCCCACGGAGCCGGGGGCCGCACCGGCCCCTTCGTCCGGGGGGACCGGGAGACCATCGAACGTGACGCGGCCGCGCTGGGCGAACCCTGGCGCAGCCTCTTCCTCCAGCTCGGATCCATGTGA
- a CDS encoding IS256 family transposase — MAELKFEVPEGTVEGLFSQPGGEGFRVLVEAVAQALINTQADAHFGAPWNARGLERPNGYRNGYKARGFQTVAGALDLSIPQARNGGFRPTLFDRWQRSERALLAACGEMVLAGVSNRNVSRLAEEAFGAEVSPSLVSQLVKDLEPAVEAFRTRPLETYPYLIVDARFDKVREGHRVRSRAFLWAAGVNEKGEREVLGWLDWGGETEVAWEALFKDLKARGLKGVDTLVSDAHEGLCQAATKAFPGSSWQECQAHFLRRAIEQVKMADQKAFRADVRAVLHAADRKRAVELLDLLRAHWAEKSPKAVDYVEEHLDSLLAVLDLPEGHHKRLRTTNMVERFNQELKRKSRLVRVWPNAESRERIYGALLMEQHEAWTGLVWMHMGSPA; from the coding sequence ATGGCCGAGTTGAAGTTTGAGGTCCCCGAGGGGACTGTGGAAGGACTGTTTTCGCAACCGGGTGGGGAGGGCTTCCGGGTCCTGGTGGAAGCCGTGGCCCAGGCCCTGATCAATACGCAGGCCGACGCCCACTTCGGCGCCCCCTGGAACGCCCGCGGACTGGAGCGGCCCAACGGCTACCGGAACGGCTACAAGGCGCGGGGTTTTCAGACGGTGGCGGGCGCCCTGGACCTTTCGATCCCGCAGGCCAGGAACGGCGGCTTCCGGCCCACCCTCTTTGACCGCTGGCAGCGCTCCGAGCGGGCCCTGCTGGCGGCCTGCGGGGAGATGGTCCTGGCCGGCGTGTCGAACCGGAACGTGAGCCGCCTGGCCGAGGAGGCATTTGGCGCGGAGGTGAGCCCCAGTTTGGTCTCGCAGCTCGTGAAAGACCTGGAGCCTGCGGTGGAGGCATTCCGGACGCGGCCCCTGGAGACCTACCCATATCTCATTGTGGACGCCCGGTTTGACAAGGTGCGCGAGGGGCACCGGGTGCGCAGCCGGGCCTTCCTCTGGGCCGCCGGAGTGAACGAGAAGGGTGAGCGGGAAGTCCTGGGCTGGCTGGATTGGGGCGGCGAGACGGAGGTGGCCTGGGAGGCCCTGTTCAAGGACCTGAAAGCCCGGGGCCTGAAAGGGGTGGATACCCTGGTCTCGGACGCCCACGAAGGCCTCTGTCAGGCGGCGACAAAGGCCTTCCCGGGTTCGAGTTGGCAGGAGTGCCAGGCCCACTTCCTGCGCAGGGCCATAGAGCAGGTGAAGATGGCGGATCAGAAGGCGTTCCGCGCCGACGTGAGGGCCGTTCTGCATGCCGCTGACCGGAAGCGGGCCGTTGAACTCCTGGACCTCCTCCGGGCCCACTGGGCGGAGAAATCGCCCAAGGCGGTGGACTACGTCGAGGAGCACCTGGACAGCCTCCTGGCCGTCCTGGACCTGCCCGAGGGTCACCACAAGCGCCTACGGACCACCAACATGGTCGAGCGCTTCAACCAGGAGCTGAAGCGAAAGAGCCGCCTGGTGCGGGTCTGGCCGAACGCCGAGAGCCGGGAGCGGATCTACGGCGCCCTCCTGATGGAGCAGCACGAGGCCTGGACCGGCCTGGTCTGGATGCACATGGGGAGTCCTGCGTGA
- a CDS encoding (deoxy)nucleoside triphosphate pyrophosphohydrolase produces MTPLQVSLALVIDGGRFFVQRRDPAARRFPGLWEFPGGKAEPGETPREALLRELREELDWEPAAVAPLPTVTYTYPGLRVVFSVFACAGPGSPATHLGWARLTRAQVAALPMPEANRNLLPLLDRAEQELRKISAGAENWP; encoded by the coding sequence ATGACGCCCCTCCAGGTCTCCCTCGCCCTCGTCATCGACGGCGGGCGCTTCTTCGTGCAGCGCAGGGATCCCGCCGCCAGGCGGTTCCCGGGCCTCTGGGAATTCCCCGGCGGCAAGGCCGAGCCCGGCGAGACCCCCCGCGAGGCCCTCCTGCGGGAGCTCCGGGAGGAGCTGGACTGGGAGCCGGCGGCCGTCGCGCCCCTGCCCACCGTCACCTACACCTACCCGGGCCTCCGGGTCGTCTTCAGCGTGTTCGCCTGCGCCGGGCCGGGAAGCCCCGCCACCCACCTCGGCTGGGCACGCCTGACGCGGGCCCAGGTGGCGGCCCTGCCCATGCCCGAGGCCAACCGGAACCTGCTCCCGCTGCTGGACCGCGCCGAGCAGGAGCTCCGGAAAATCTCGGCCGGCGCGGAAAATTGGCCCTGA
- a CDS encoding ribonuclease HII translates to MNPLDWDLGNLPPGLPWGGVDEAGRGAWAGPVVAACAVLDPAAAAKWGHVLREARDSKLVPPDKRKALAEELKMVLPAWGVAEVDNLAIDRDNILEASLQAMRLAVGRCGVKPRILLVDGNRAPRTGLPERLVVDGDALSCAVACASILAKAHRDALMEALDQEHPGYAFAANKGYGTPAHRKALAGLGASPLHRVSYAPVAALLRPDEDLPAALSAALEACATVADLQAWVEARLRPAYGRLRPAWVESLRSRYAERLAVLAAEDLG, encoded by the coding sequence ATGAACCCGCTCGACTGGGATCTGGGCAACCTCCCCCCGGGCCTGCCCTGGGGGGGCGTCGACGAGGCCGGCCGCGGGGCCTGGGCCGGACCGGTGGTGGCGGCATGCGCCGTCCTCGACCCGGCCGCGGCCGCCAAGTGGGGCCATGTCCTGAGGGAGGCCAGGGACAGCAAGCTGGTGCCTCCGGACAAGCGCAAGGCCCTGGCCGAGGAGCTCAAGATGGTGCTCCCCGCCTGGGGCGTCGCCGAGGTGGACAACCTCGCCATCGACCGGGACAACATCCTCGAGGCCTCCCTCCAGGCCATGCGGCTCGCCGTGGGGCGATGCGGCGTGAAGCCCCGGATCCTCCTCGTGGACGGCAACCGGGCCCCCCGGACCGGGCTCCCGGAGCGCCTCGTGGTGGACGGGGACGCGCTCAGCTGCGCCGTGGCCTGCGCCTCCATCCTCGCCAAGGCCCACCGGGACGCCCTCATGGAGGCCCTCGACCAGGAGCACCCGGGCTACGCCTTCGCCGCCAACAAGGGCTACGGCACCCCCGCCCACCGGAAGGCCCTGGCCGGCCTCGGCGCCTCGCCCCTCCACCGCGTCAGCTACGCCCCCGTGGCCGCGCTCCTGAGGCCGGACGAGGATCTGCCCGCGGCCCTCTCGGCCGCGCTCGAGGCCTGCGCCACCGTCGCCGACCTGCAGGCCTGGGTCGAGGCCCGCCTGAGGCCCGCCTACGGCCGGCTCCGGCCGGCCTGGGTCGAGAGCCTCCGCTCCCGCTACGCGGAGCGCCTGGCCGTGCTCGCCGCGGAGGACCTCGGATGA
- the istA gene encoding IS21 family transposase has protein sequence MLDESKRTAILVLREQGHTIRGIARAVRASRDTVGRVLAAGAPTIPENQRPEKAEPHREEILELFPACKGNLIRVHEILRERGADLSYQALTGFCRRHGIGHPGPQPSGEYHFQPGEEMQHDTSPHRVRIGERMLLIQDASLVLCHSRMLFHQYYPTFNRFWCKVFLTEALQFFGGACARCMIDNTHVVVSQGTGASMIPAPEMAAFAERFGFEFRAHALGHANRSARVERPFDYIENNFLAGREFRDWDDLNRQARDWCEKVNATRKRSLQASPRELFLEERTQLRPLPIWVPTVYQLHQRIGDIQGFVSIGGNRYSIPYALIGHQLEVRETRDQIEVFVGPRQVATHRKVLDASGQRVIDPAHRAPRGQGRSKRTTSPEEVDLLLAEPALAGYVAAFRVRHPGRMLRMLRRLQAMVRDYPRAPLLAAIGTALEYGLFDLERLDRMVLRHIAREYFVLGDTAGDPTPDPKEDDHEG, from the coding sequence ATGCTTGACGAGTCGAAACGGACCGCCATCCTGGTGCTCCGCGAGCAGGGGCACACGATCCGGGGCATCGCCCGGGCCGTGAGGGCCTCGCGGGACACCGTGGGCCGGGTGCTGGCGGCAGGGGCCCCGACGATCCCCGAAAACCAGCGGCCGGAGAAGGCCGAGCCGCACCGGGAGGAGATCCTGGAACTGTTCCCGGCCTGCAAGGGCAACCTGATCCGGGTCCACGAGATCCTGCGCGAACGCGGCGCCGACCTGTCCTACCAGGCGCTGACGGGGTTCTGCCGCCGCCACGGCATCGGCCACCCGGGACCCCAGCCCTCCGGGGAATACCATTTCCAACCCGGCGAGGAGATGCAGCACGACACCAGTCCGCACCGGGTGCGGATCGGGGAGCGGATGCTCCTCATCCAGGACGCAAGCCTGGTGCTCTGCCATTCCCGGATGCTGTTCCACCAGTACTACCCGACCTTCAACCGCTTCTGGTGCAAGGTGTTCCTCACGGAAGCCCTGCAGTTCTTTGGTGGGGCCTGCGCCCGCTGCATGATCGACAACACCCACGTGGTGGTGTCCCAGGGCACGGGGGCGTCCATGATCCCCGCGCCGGAGATGGCGGCATTCGCCGAGCGGTTCGGATTCGAGTTCCGCGCCCATGCGCTGGGCCATGCCAACCGCAGCGCCCGGGTGGAGCGGCCATTCGATTACATCGAGAACAACTTCCTGGCCGGCCGCGAATTCCGGGACTGGGACGATCTCAACCGGCAGGCCCGGGACTGGTGCGAGAAGGTCAACGCCACCCGCAAGCGCAGCCTCCAGGCCAGCCCGAGGGAGCTGTTCCTGGAGGAGCGGACCCAGCTCAGGCCGCTGCCCATCTGGGTCCCCACCGTCTACCAGCTCCACCAGAGGATCGGGGACATCCAGGGCTTCGTCAGCATCGGAGGCAACCGCTACTCCATCCCCTATGCGCTGATCGGCCACCAGCTCGAAGTGCGGGAGACCCGCGACCAGATCGAGGTCTTTGTTGGTCCAAGGCAGGTGGCTACCCACCGCAAGGTGCTGGACGCCTCCGGCCAGCGGGTGATCGATCCCGCCCACCGGGCCCCTCGCGGCCAGGGCCGGAGCAAACGAACCACCAGCCCTGAGGAGGTGGACCTGCTGCTGGCAGAGCCGGCCCTGGCCGGGTACGTCGCCGCCTTCCGGGTCCGGCATCCGGGCCGGATGCTGCGCATGCTGAGGCGGCTGCAGGCCATGGTCCGGGACTACCCCCGCGCCCCGCTGCTGGCCGCCATCGGGACCGCCCTGGAATACGGCCTGTTCGACCTGGAGCGGCTGGACCGGATGGTGCTTCGGCACATCGCCCGGGAGTACTTCGTACTCGGAGACACCGCCGGCGACCCCACCCCTGATCCCAAGGAGGACGACCATGAAGGATGA
- the istB gene encoding IS21-like element helper ATPase IstB gives MKDDLEQLLRNLHLGRMAEILDQELAEAAKEEPSYEEFLARLLRAQWHHQQESAMAYRIRQARLPENWTLESFPYKQQPSVNQRQIRSFGELDFIAKAENIVFIGPTGVGKTGLASGILLKALQNGHRGLFIRAQDLFDEMYASLADRSSRKLLTRLSRIQVLLIDELGYLNIKPEQTNIFFKLMEERYNRYPTIITTNLDFPEWQNFLGNPGLVEALLSRLRHRCKTVRINGVSLRDPQG, from the coding sequence ATGAAGGATGACTTGGAGCAACTGCTCAGAAACCTGCATCTGGGGCGGATGGCCGAGATCCTGGACCAGGAGTTGGCGGAGGCCGCCAAGGAGGAGCCCTCCTACGAGGAGTTCCTGGCGCGGCTGCTGCGGGCGCAATGGCATCACCAGCAGGAATCGGCGATGGCCTACCGGATCCGGCAGGCCAGGCTTCCGGAGAACTGGACCCTGGAGAGCTTCCCCTACAAGCAGCAGCCCTCCGTCAACCAGCGCCAGATCCGGTCCTTCGGTGAACTGGACTTCATCGCCAAGGCCGAGAACATCGTGTTCATCGGCCCGACCGGGGTGGGCAAGACGGGGCTGGCGTCCGGGATCCTCCTCAAGGCCCTGCAGAACGGGCACCGCGGCCTGTTCATCCGCGCCCAGGACCTGTTCGACGAGATGTACGCCTCCCTGGCGGACAGGTCCTCCCGCAAGCTCCTGACACGCCTGTCCCGGATCCAGGTCCTCCTGATCGACGAACTGGGCTACCTGAACATCAAGCCGGAGCAGACCAACATCTTTTTCAAGCTCATGGAGGAGCGTTACAACCGCTACCCCACGATCATCACCACCAACCTGGACTTCCCTGAGTGGCAGAACTTCCTGGGCAACCCGGGACTGGTGGAAGCCCTGCTGAGCCGGCTGCGGCACCGGTGCAAGACGGTGCGCATCAACGGCGTGTCCCTGCGTGACCCACAGGGCTGA
- a CDS encoding ParB/RepB/Spo0J family partition protein yields MDLEFHQIDLRYEHLRRRDPQGERQLLASLAADGQKVPVVVLALGQDRYALLDGYKRFRALRRLKRDTLEAALWYLGEVDALLLERMMRTSEPDSALEEAWFLCELRDRFQMPPEELARRFGRTPSWVSRRLALVEELPGEVQEHVLFGRLSAHTAMKVLVPLARANRRDCLNLCTALLKAPFTTREAVALKAAWQQSRAEARERLLADPVLFLRSQRALAAPEGLANPFHLWLEDLGTLAAVARRAKQHLGRGALVLHHSASEVQEASAALRQAAGDCQALFQRSERELPHA; encoded by the coding sequence ATGGACCTCGAATTCCACCAGATCGATCTCCGCTACGAGCATCTGCGTCGCCGTGATCCCCAGGGCGAGCGTCAACTGCTGGCCTCCCTGGCCGCGGATGGCCAGAAGGTGCCGGTGGTGGTGCTGGCCCTGGGGCAGGACCGTTACGCCCTCCTGGACGGCTACAAGCGTTTCCGGGCCCTGCGCCGCCTGAAGCGGGACACGCTGGAGGCCGCCCTCTGGTACCTGGGCGAGGTCGATGCCCTGCTGCTGGAGCGGATGATGCGGACCTCTGAGCCGGACAGCGCCCTGGAGGAGGCATGGTTCCTGTGCGAGCTGCGGGACCGGTTCCAGATGCCGCCCGAGGAACTGGCCAGGCGTTTCGGGCGCACCCCGAGCTGGGTATCCCGGCGGCTGGCCCTGGTGGAGGAACTGCCCGGCGAGGTGCAGGAGCACGTGCTATTCGGCCGGCTTTCCGCCCACACCGCCATGAAGGTCCTGGTCCCGTTGGCGCGCGCCAACCGCCGGGACTGCCTGAACCTGTGCACGGCCCTGCTGAAGGCCCCGTTCACCACCCGGGAGGCCGTGGCCCTCAAGGCCGCCTGGCAGCAAAGCCGGGCCGAGGCCCGTGAACGCCTCCTGGCCGATCCCGTGCTGTTCCTCCGCTCCCAGCGGGCCCTGGCGGCCCCGGAGGGCCTGGCCAACCCGTTCCATCTCTGGCTGGAGGACCTGGGCACCCTGGCGGCGGTGGCCCGCAGGGCCAAGCAGCACCTGGGCCGCGGGGCGCTGGTCCTGCACCACTCCGCGTCGGAGGTCCAGGAGGCCAGCGCCGCCCTGCGCCAGGCCGCCGGCGACTGCCAGGCCCTGTTCCAGCGCAGCGAGCGAGAGCTGCCCCATGCTTGA